The Mugil cephalus isolate CIBA_MC_2020 chromosome 11, CIBA_Mcephalus_1.1, whole genome shotgun sequence genome includes a window with the following:
- the zdhhc18a gene encoding palmitoyltransferase ZDHHC18a encodes MMKNCEYQQIDPRALSVQTHTEKKEQRPRRKWEVFPGKNRFYCDGRIIIARQSGVLPLTLGLIVVTCGLFFAFDCPFLVEHLTVFIPVIGGVLFVFVVISLLRTSFTDPGILPRATPDEAADIEKQIDTSGSSTYRPPPRTKEILINQQVVKLKYCFTCKMFRPPRTSHCSLCDNCVERFDHHCPWVGNCVGKRNYRFFYSFIISLSFLTSFIFGCVITHITLRTQAGNSIVQSIQESPASVVELVICFFSIWSVLGLSGFHTYLVASNLTTNEDIKGSWSSKRAAEDSANPYTYNNIITNCCVTLCGPMPPSLIDRRGFLSPDDAIAAASASEIELPPFAAKNDANMCTQSTKDVLERMVHSSDFHGLCPPGTPKTAPLVPEVSGDAAPTAELSPAAGCSPQLASPPVVAPCPPFSRSGKRDSLHSINPAFRLASPSPSLSRSTLILGAAPDIGFVPLH; translated from the exons ATGATGAAGAACTGCGAGTACCAGCAGATAGACCCTCGGGCTCTGTCGGTGCAGACCCACACCGAGAAGAAAGAGCAGCGGCCGCGGAGAAAATGGGAAGTGTTCCCAGGGAAGAACCGGTTTTACTGCGATGGACGGATCATCATAGCCAGACAGAGCGGTGTCCTTCCTCTGACACTGGGCCTTATTGTTGTCACCTGTGGCCTTTTCTTTGCATTTGA TTGCCCATTCTTGGTGGAGCATCTGACCGTCTTCATACCTGTGATTGGTGGggtgctttttgtgtttgtggtcaTCTCTCTGCTGAGAACCAGCTTTACAGACCCAGGCATATTACCCAGGGCCACCCCAGACGAAGCTGCAGACATAGAGAAGCAGATAG ATACCTCAGGATCCTCCACGTATCGCCCCCCTCCACGAACCAAGGAGATCCTTATCAACCAGCAGGTGGTGAAGCTCAAGTACTGCTTCACTTGTAAGATGTTCCGTCCTCCTCGGACCTCCCACTGCAGCCTGTGTGACAACTGTGTGG AGCGATTTGATCACCACTGCCCATGGGTGGGGAACTGTGTAGGGAAGCGTAATTACCGCTTCTTCTACAGCTTCATCATCTCTTTGTCCTTTCTGACATCTTTTATATTCGGCTGCGTCATCACGCACATCACCTTGC GTACTCAAGCAGGTAACAGCATTGTTCAGTCCATCCAGGAGAGCCCTGCTAG TGTGGTTGAGTTGGTGATCTGTTTCTTCTCCATCTGGTCTGTACTGGGCCTCTCAGGCTTCCATACGTACTTAGTGGCCTCCAACCTCACCACAAACGAAGAC ATAAAGGGATCCTGGTCCAGTAAAAGGGCTGCAGAGGACTCTGCGAACCCTTACACTTACAACAACATCATAACCAACTGCTGTGTGACGTTATGTGGACCCATGCCTCCAAG TCTGATCGACAGAAGAGGCTTCCTTTCTCCCGACGACGCGATCGCCGCTGCGTCCGCCTCAGAGATAGAGCTGCCTCCATTTGCGGCCAAGAACGACGCAAACATG TGCACTCAGAGCACAAAGGACGTGCTGGAGAGGATGGTCCACTCCTCCGACTTTCATGGCCTTTGCCCCCCTGGGACTCCAAAGACGGCTCCTCTCGTCCCGGAGGTTTCTGGCGACGCGGCGCCGACCGCGGAGCTTTCACCCGCCGCCGGCTGCTCGCCCCAGCTCGCCAGCCCGCCCGTGGTCGCTCCCTGCCCCCCGTTCAGCAGAAGCGGCAAGAGGGACTCTCTGCACTCGATCAACCCGGCCTTCCGCCTGGCTTCTCCCTCGCCGTCGCTCAGCCGCTCCACCTTGATCCTGGGCGCCGCGCCCGACATTGGCTTCGTCCCGCTGCACTGA
- the pigv gene encoding palmitoyltransferase ZDHHC18-A — MTMDVRAVLEFAAVTRGLSLFLQAVLNAAIPDHEADAFRPPRTEEPLYLDSAVEWLLGGLSHWDAEHFLFIAERGYLYEHNFAFFPLFPVILRGLAETLLWPLSSWLSVRGRLLVAVALGNSALFLLSVVALHALSRIVLQDRRLALLSSLLYCITPANVFMTAGYSESLFAALTFGGLFLLEKGFTFRACLALSIATAARSNGLVNIGFLLYLPSLHAISQIRVYRTTTKGHSKVFHYVWAVVRLLLTSLLGTAIIALPFCAFQYYGYRTFCTPSISLERIPPSLLSLAERKGYRVPDENGPPPLWCMRPLPLLYSHIQDVYWDVGFLRYFELKQIPNFLLALPMATLGIMAAYAYFHANRELCMRLGLWGTNKGLDKPTPGFFNPRVFVYVVHSAVLLVFGTLCMHVQVLTRFMASSSPVPFWISAHLLLLNEPLLHRRKTSNPSVQIQSHSRDSCKHTPQNPITALLPHFKACSPTTQSILGYFLSYWVLGLALHCNFLPWT, encoded by the exons ATGACTATGGATGTCAGAGCGGTTTTAGAGTTTGCCGCAGTTACCAGGGGGCTCTCTCTGTTTTTGCAG GCTGTCTTGAACGCTGCCATCCCTGATCATGAAGCTGATGCGTTCAGGCCCCCTCGGACAGAAGAGCCCCTGTACTTGGATTCTGCCGTGGAATGGCTGTTGGGTGGCCTCTCTCACTGGGACGCGGAGCATTTCCTCTTCATCGCTGAGAGGGGGTACCTTTACGAGCACAACTTTGCTTTCTTCCCCCTCTTCCCTGTCATCCTCCGGGGCCTGGCGGAGACGCTGCTGTGGCCCCTGAGCAGCTGGCTGAGTGTGCGGGGGAGGCTGCTGGTGGCTGTCGCTCTGGGGAACAGTGCCCTCTTCCTGCTGAGTGTGGTCGCCTTGCACGCTCTCAGCAGAATAGTCCTGCAGGACAGGCGCCTGGCCCTGCTCTCCAGCCTGCTGTACTGCATCACACCGGCCAATGTTTTCATGACTGCCGGGTACTCGGAGAGCCTGTTCGCTGCCCTCACCTTCGGCGGCCTGTTCCTCCTGGAGAAAGGATTCACCTTCCGGGCCTGCCTGGCCCTCAGCATAGCCACTGCAGCGCGATCAAACGGACTTGTAAACATAGGCTTCCTGCTGTACCTCCCATCGCTGCACGCCATCTCCCAGATCCGTGTGTATCGCACAACGACCAAAGGCCACAGTAAAGTCTTCCACTACGTCTGGGCTGTCGTCCGTCTCCTGCTCACCTCCCTCTTGGGAACTGCAATCATTGCCCTCCCCTTCTGTGCTTTCCAGTACTATGGGTATAGGACGTTTTGCACTCCATCCATCTCCTTAGAGCGGATCCCCCCTTCTCTCCTGTCACTGGCTGAGAGGAAGGGCTACCGGGTTCCAGATGAAAACGGTCCACCCCCTCTCTGGTGTATGAGACCCCTCCCACTGCTTTATTCTCATATCCAGGATGTGTATTGGGATGTGGGGTTCCTGCGTTACTTTGAGCTGAAGCAGATACCGAACTTTCTTCTGGCTCTGCCTATGGCCACTCTCGGCATAATGGCTGCTTACGCATACTTTCACGCCAATCGAGAACTGTGCATGAGACTCGGGCTTTGGGGCACAAACAAAGGACTCGACAAACCCACGCCGGGATTCTTCAACCCCAGGGTGTTTGTGTACGTTGTCCATTCTGCAGTACTGCTGGTGTTTGGGACACTGTGCATGCACGTGCAG GTTCTTACCAGATTCATGGCCTCCTCGTCGCCCGTGCCCTTCTGGATAAGCgctcacctgctcctcctcaacGAGCCGCTGCTGCATCGAAGGAAAACGTCAAACCCCAGCGTGCAGATACAAAGCCATTCCAGAGACAGCTGCAAGCACACTCCTCAAAACCCCATCACGGCGCTGCTGCCGCACTTCAAAGCCTGTTCCCCCACCACGCAGAGCATCCTGGGATACTTCCTCTCTTACTGGGTTCTGGGCCTCGCACTTCACTGCAACTTCCTGCCATGGACTTGA